Proteins from a single region of Cydia splendana chromosome 9, ilCydSple1.2, whole genome shotgun sequence:
- the LOC134793744 gene encoding coiled-coil domain-containing protein 6, whose translation MDDSVISPGNKIDNSASESDSSSLDGGAMLPPTTVSRDQLQKRIESLQQQNRVLKVELDTYKLRVKALQEENRALRQASVSIQAKAEQEEEYISNTLLKKIQALKKEKETLAHHYEREEECLTNDLSRKLIQLRQEKCRLEQTLEQEQECLVNKLMRKIEKLEAETLAKQTNLERLRREKVELENTLEQEQEALVNRLWKRMDKLEAEKRSLQIRLDQPVSDPASPRDISNGDTASNLSNHIQTLRSEVVKLRNQLAVSQNENKEKMHRFALEEKHIREENVRLQRKLQQEVERREALCRHLSESESSLEMEEERQFNEALSARSRSVSSPGGSRPLSPYASPLLPGAGHRPAMHFNSQPRRPSERFVKPAPPSLALPRLEPPPPAPPAAAAPPALAEPALQPASPMDTSSKD comes from the exons ATGGATGATTCTGTGATTTCCCCAG ggaATAAAATAGATAACTCGGCATCGGAGAGCGATTCCAGTTCCCTCGATGGCGGGGCGATGTTACCTCCTACCACGGTTTCTCGTGATCAGTTACAAAAAAGAATTGAATCTCTTCAACAGCAAAACAG GGTCTTAAAAGTCGAGCTGGACACATATAAGCTCAGAGTGAAGGCCCTGCAGGAGGAAAATCGCGCACTGAGACAAGCTTCTGTATCAATA CAAGCAAAGGCTGAACAAGAGGAAGAATATATTTCCAACACACTATTGAAAAAAATTCAAGCCTTGAAGAAGGAAAAGGAAACATTGGCACATCACTATGAAAGGGAAGAGGAGTGTCTCACAAATGATCTGTCCAGAAAATTAATTCAG TTACGTCAAGAAAAATGTCGCCTCGAACAGACATTGGAGCAAGAGCAGGAATGCTTAGTGAACAAACTCATGCGGAAGATCGAGAAGCTTGAGGCCGAGACTCTTGCTAAACAAACTAATCTGGAAAGACTCCGCAGGGAAAAG GTGGAATTGGAAAACACGTTGGAGCAAGAGCAGGAAGCACTAGTGAACAGGCTGTGGAAACGCATGGACAAACTAGAGGCTGAGAAACGTTCCCTGCAGATTCGCCTCGACCAGCCAGTCTCTGATCCTGCTAGTCcaag AGACATCAGCAACGGTGATACTGCGTCGAATCTTAGCAATCATATTCAAACATTACGCTCGGAGGTTGTCAAATTAAG GAATCAATTAGCCGTGtctcaaaatgaaaacaaagAGAAGATGCATCGCTTTGCCTTAGAGGAGAAACACATTCGTGAGGAAAACGTTCGCCTACAACGAAAACTTCAGCAAGag GTTGAGCGCCGCGAAGCGCTGTGCCGGCATCTTTCTGAGAGCGAATCTTCATTGGAAATGGAGGAGGAGCGGCAATTTAACGAAGCGTTAAGT GCTCGGTCTCGCAGCGTGTCGTCCCCTGGCGGGTCGCGGCCGCTGTCGCCGTACGCCTCCCCGCTGCTGCCCGGCGCCGGACACAGGCCCGCGATGCATTTCAACTCgcag CCGCGCCGGCCCAGCGAGCGCTTCGTGAAGCCGGCGCCGCCGTCGCTGGCCTTGCCGCGCCTCGAGCccccgccgcccgcgccgcccgccgccgccgcgccgcccgcgctcGCCGAGCCCGCCCTGCAGCCGGCCAGCCCCATGGACACCTCGTCGAAAGACTAA